Proteins from a single region of Candidatus Delongbacteria bacterium:
- a CDS encoding PTS sugar transporter subunit IIB — protein sequence MTKAPHWIVRVDDRLVHGQVCVGWCDTLGIRRLVLADDLIAACEFERELYACCPADEQSLEFMTLAQLAAALAVPPGETTLAVLSDPAAAETLLELGAPLPELILGGLHHQPGARELANYLFLTPDQEAGLRRLSARGVHLIGQPLPDSPRLDVNRLI from the coding sequence ATGACGAAGGCGCCTCACTGGATCGTGCGCGTGGATGACCGGCTGGTGCACGGCCAGGTCTGCGTGGGCTGGTGCGACACCCTGGGCATCCGGCGGCTGGTGCTGGCGGACGACCTGATCGCCGCCTGCGAATTCGAGCGCGAACTCTACGCCTGCTGCCCCGCCGATGAGCAGAGCCTGGAGTTCATGACCCTGGCCCAGCTGGCCGCCGCCCTGGCCGTCCCGCCCGGGGAAACCACCCTGGCCGTGTTGTCGGATCCCGCCGCCGCCGAGACCCTGCTGGAGCTGGGCGCGCCCCTGCCCGAGCTGATCCTGGGCGGCCTGCACCACCAGCCCGGCGCCCGAGAGCTGGCCAACTACCTCTTCCTCACCCCTGACCAGGAAGCCGGCCTGCGCCGGCTGTCTGCCCGCGGCGTGCATCTGATCGGTCAGCCCCTGCCCGACAGCCCGCGACTGGATGTGAACCGGCTGATCTGA
- a CDS encoding DUF494 family protein translates to MNPRFAELLILLLRRFMEQEPGTDLRPEVLAEDLTAMGFQAEEVSQALGWLLEKLEMPSESLTGDVVHATSRRILHQAEAHYLTPEARSFLAELQNHSLLDPGETETVIERAIWMHRTSVPLDDLRSFVDHYMLGQARLDPGQQNRVVLPFHASRH, encoded by the coding sequence GTGAATCCACGCTTCGCTGAACTGCTCATCCTCCTGCTGCGGCGCTTCATGGAACAGGAGCCCGGCACAGATCTCCGTCCGGAGGTGCTGGCCGAGGATCTGACGGCCATGGGCTTCCAGGCGGAGGAAGTCTCCCAGGCGCTGGGCTGGCTGCTGGAGAAGCTGGAGATGCCGTCGGAGAGCCTGACGGGCGACGTGGTGCACGCCACCAGCCGCCGCATCCTGCACCAGGCGGAGGCCCATTACCTCACTCCGGAGGCGCGTTCCTTCCTGGCGGAGCTGCAGAACCACAGCCTGCTGGATCCCGGCGAGACGGAGACGGTCATCGAACGGGCGATCTGGATGCACCGCACCAGCGTGCCCCTGGACGACCTGCGTTCATTCGTGGACCACTACATGCTGGGTCAGGCGCGCCTGGACCCCGGTCAACAAAACCGGGTGGTGCTGCCTTTCCACGCCAGCCGACACTAG
- the raiA gene encoding ribosome-associated translation inhibitor RaiA — MKTTVTSRHFRASDTLKSHAEGEVTRLDKYFDSIMECDVILSFDVHQNKTAELAIHVPGERLVAEETSEDFYKAIDAAVLKLEKQVQRFKDKLKKKH, encoded by the coding sequence ATGAAAACCACCGTCACCTCACGCCATTTCCGGGCCAGTGACACGCTGAAGAGTCATGCGGAGGGGGAAGTCACACGCCTGGACAAGTACTTCGACAGCATCATGGAATGCGACGTGATCCTGTCCTTCGACGTGCACCAGAACAAGACGGCCGAACTGGCCATTCACGTTCCGGGCGAACGTCTGGTGGCGGAGGAGACCAGCGAGGATTTCTACAAGGCCATCGACGCGGCGGTGCTGAAGCTGGAGAAGCAGGTGCAGCGCTTCAAGGACAAGCTGAAGAAGAAGCACTAG
- the hprK gene encoding HPr(Ser) kinase/phosphatase codes for MSTESASKQLSVRQFFEEEHEELRLTLLTDPQQLDRLIPQKNLHRPGLALAGYLDLFTHDRIQVLGNTEISYLRSLSADKCGQAFEKVFQHVIPCLVITNSNPPVPPMLELAERAGVPVFQSEMGTTELYHLLSDYLDDFFAPTETQHATLVDVYGTGLLLTGKSGIGKSEVALDLVERGHRLVADDAVQVTRKADRILMGQGNDLLQHMMEIRGLGILDVRQIYGISAVRMQKRVEMVVELCLWEERGNIDRTGLEKESAQILGIELPLVRLPIFPGKNITVICETLALNHHLKVYGYNSAEELNRRLLKTMEERRRLRAYLRRDPE; via the coding sequence ATGAGCACCGAGTCGGCGAGCAAGCAACTCAGCGTGCGCCAGTTCTTCGAGGAGGAGCACGAGGAGCTGCGCCTGACCCTGCTGACGGACCCCCAGCAGCTGGATCGGCTGATCCCGCAGAAGAACCTGCACCGGCCGGGCCTGGCGCTGGCCGGCTACCTGGACCTGTTCACCCACGACCGCATCCAGGTGCTGGGCAACACGGAGATCTCCTACCTGCGCTCCTTGAGCGCGGACAAGTGCGGCCAGGCCTTCGAGAAGGTGTTCCAGCACGTCATCCCCTGCCTGGTGATCACCAACAGCAACCCGCCCGTGCCGCCCATGCTGGAACTGGCCGAGCGCGCCGGCGTGCCGGTTTTCCAGTCCGAGATGGGCACCACGGAGTTGTATCACCTGCTCTCGGACTACCTGGACGATTTCTTCGCGCCCACGGAGACCCAGCACGCCACGCTGGTGGACGTCTACGGCACGGGTCTGCTGCTGACGGGCAAGAGCGGCATCGGCAAGAGCGAGGTGGCGCTGGATCTGGTGGAGCGCGGGCATCGCCTGGTGGCCGACGACGCCGTGCAGGTGACGCGCAAGGCCGACCGCATCCTGATGGGCCAGGGCAACGACCTGCTCCAGCACATGATGGAGATCCGCGGGCTGGGCATCCTGGACGTGCGGCAGATCTACGGGATCAGCGCCGTGCGGATGCAGAAGCGCGTGGAGATGGTGGTGGAGCTCTGCCTGTGGGAGGAGCGCGGCAACATCGACCGCACGGGCCTGGAGAAGGAGTCGGCGCAGATCCTGGGCATCGAGCTGCCGCTGGTGCGCCTGCCCATCTTCCCTGGCAAGAACATCACGGTGATCTGCGAGACCCTGGCGCTGAACCACCACCTCAAGGTCTACGGCTACAACAGCGCGGAGGAGCTGAACCGCCGCCTGCTGAAGACCATGGAGGAGCGCCGGCGGCTGCGGGCCTATCTGCGACGGGACCCGGAATGA
- a CDS encoding tyrosine recombinase XerC, translating to MTVPPGTREAASLQAFLDHLGHERRLSPATLLAYGRDLRGYLDSLVEGADPFDPNELRDYLSLRLRQGLSRRSVARCQAALRSWCRWLQSRGRLEDNPAAGLPAVKQEKRLPEVLSEREVREAIEGIPTATFADCRDRLILELLYAGGLRLSELTALNLRDLQGELVLLFGKGAKERLIPVGRQARLVLEQWRPLRRELLLEAGRPEEPALLVNRRGGRLSGRSVESLVRARLEQVCSRRTLSPHILRHSFATHLLDRGADLRVVQELLGHASLSTTQIYTHVSVKRMQEVYQSAHPRAGHPPAGGTDPKDPKLSKEVP from the coding sequence GTGACAGTCCCCCCTGGAACCCGGGAAGCCGCCTCCCTGCAAGCCTTTCTGGATCACCTGGGCCACGAGCGCCGCCTCTCCCCCGCCACCCTGCTGGCCTACGGCCGCGATCTGCGGGGCTACCTGGACTCCCTGGTGGAGGGCGCCGATCCCTTCGATCCCAATGAACTGCGCGACTACCTCAGCCTGCGCCTGCGCCAGGGCCTGAGCCGGCGCAGCGTCGCGCGCTGCCAGGCCGCGCTGCGCTCCTGGTGCCGCTGGCTGCAGTCCCGCGGCCGCCTGGAGGACAATCCCGCCGCCGGCCTGCCCGCCGTCAAGCAGGAGAAGCGCCTGCCCGAGGTGCTGAGCGAGCGCGAGGTGCGCGAGGCCATCGAGGGGATTCCCACCGCCACCTTCGCCGACTGCCGCGACCGGCTGATCCTCGAACTGCTCTACGCCGGCGGCCTGCGCCTGTCCGAGCTGACGGCGCTCAACCTGCGCGACCTGCAGGGCGAACTGGTGCTGCTGTTCGGCAAGGGTGCCAAGGAGCGGCTGATTCCCGTGGGCCGGCAGGCCCGGCTCGTGCTCGAGCAGTGGCGGCCCCTGCGGCGCGAGCTGCTGCTGGAGGCCGGGCGGCCGGAGGAGCCCGCGCTGCTGGTCAACCGTCGGGGCGGCCGCCTGAGCGGGCGCAGCGTGGAGAGCCTGGTGCGCGCGCGGCTGGAGCAGGTCTGCTCCCGGCGCACGCTCTCGCCCCACATCCTGCGCCACAGTTTCGCCACGCATCTGCTGGACCGCGGCGCCGACCTGCGCGTGGTGCAGGAGCTGCTGGGCCACGCCTCGCTCTCCACAACCCAGATCTACACGCATGTCAGCGTGAAGCGCATGCAGGAAGTGTACCAGTCGGCCCATCCGCGCGCGGGGCATCCCCCGGCGGGCGGAACCGACCCGAAGGATCCCAAGCTCTCGAAGGAGGTCCCATGA
- a CDS encoding aspartate 1-decarboxylase, whose product MTLQVLKSKIHKARVTATHLDYNGSLAVDPEIYEACGLVPFEKVLVGNLTNGQRFETYLIPAERGTREVSPNGGVARLCQVGDQLVIMSFAWVDAQDRPLPEVIVLDEHNRIIERPDYSEYLA is encoded by the coding sequence ATGACCCTGCAGGTTCTCAAATCGAAAATCCACAAGGCCCGGGTGACGGCCACGCATCTGGATTACAACGGCAGTCTGGCCGTGGATCCGGAGATCTACGAGGCCTGCGGCCTGGTCCCCTTCGAGAAGGTGCTGGTGGGCAACCTCACCAACGGCCAGCGCTTCGAGACCTACCTGATCCCGGCGGAGCGCGGCACGCGTGAAGTCTCCCCCAACGGCGGCGTGGCCCGGCTCTGCCAGGTGGGAGACCAGTTGGTGATCATGAGCTTCGCCTGGGTGGACGCCCAGGACCGGCCCCTGCCCGAAGTGATCGTACTGGACGAACACAACCGGATCATCGAGCGCCCGGACTATTCGGAGTACCTCGCTTGA
- the topA gene encoding type I DNA topoisomerase, whose amino-acid sequence MAHTLVIVESPTKSKTIGRYLDGYKPDHYRVTSSVGHIIDLPERELGVDIENGFTPTYEPAARKGKVIAELRKLAKEAGEVLLATDQDREGEAIAWHIANVLKGYAKKGVPVHRIRFNEITKQAIVAAVQHPEAVDQNRVDAQQARRVMDRLVGYQVSPILWKTVSRGLSAGRVQSVAVRLICEREEEINAFTPQEYWSFTGQFGSAQGESFEAELQRIFADAATAGREAGNPKGGEKPEVRSAAEAASLKKEMEAADWVVQTIGEKQVSRKAPPPFITSTLQQDAARRLGFSPKKTMMVAQQLYEGIELENGERAGLITYMRTDSMRLSDSAVQEARQLLTGRYGPHCVPDKPVVHRGKGKAQDAHEAIRPTSLAWAPEQLSHSLNRDQLRLYALIWNRFLACQMVPALFNQRSIDLLGGRFLFRATGSVLARKGYLEVYEDISEVEAPEDGDGPKPAAKSRAVAKAGAPAIRNKTIPLHIAQGEAATLAELATEQHFTKPPARFSQESLIKALEELGIGRPSTYASIVDMILKRKYVELKERRFFPSPLGVTVNHILVNHFTQIFSVDFTARMEEELDLVESGRDWRSVVQDFYGPFSAALSAADSARAEIRAATREEVGEACPECAQPLIYKHGRNGRFIACTGFPDCRYTRNPGSDTPHPTETDEVCATCGAPMSVKHSRYGPFLGCSRYPECKQTKPFDLGAACPRKDCDGKLSERRSKRGKTFFGCTRYPACDYATWDRPEKVACPSCGFSWMGRKTGRDRDTDLHCPRCGFSQDGELLKQGEGQESDAS is encoded by the coding sequence ATGGCCCATACCCTCGTCATCGTCGAATCTCCCACCAAGAGCAAGACCATCGGCCGCTATCTGGACGGCTACAAACCCGACCACTACCGGGTGACCAGCAGCGTCGGGCACATCATCGACCTGCCGGAGCGCGAGCTGGGCGTGGACATCGAGAACGGCTTCACGCCCACCTACGAGCCGGCCGCCCGCAAGGGCAAGGTGATCGCCGAGCTGCGCAAACTGGCCAAGGAGGCCGGCGAGGTGTTGCTGGCCACGGACCAGGACCGCGAGGGTGAGGCCATCGCCTGGCACATCGCCAACGTGCTCAAGGGCTACGCCAAGAAGGGCGTGCCCGTGCACCGCATCCGCTTCAACGAGATCACCAAGCAGGCCATCGTGGCCGCCGTGCAGCACCCGGAGGCCGTGGACCAGAACCGCGTGGACGCCCAGCAGGCGCGCCGGGTGATGGACCGGCTGGTGGGCTACCAGGTCAGTCCCATCCTGTGGAAGACCGTCAGCCGCGGACTGTCCGCCGGGCGGGTGCAGAGCGTGGCCGTGCGCCTGATCTGCGAGCGCGAGGAGGAGATCAACGCCTTCACGCCGCAGGAGTACTGGTCCTTCACCGGGCAGTTCGGCAGCGCCCAGGGCGAGTCCTTCGAGGCCGAGCTGCAGCGGATCTTCGCCGACGCCGCCACGGCCGGGCGCGAAGCGGGCAATCCCAAGGGCGGCGAGAAGCCCGAGGTGCGCTCGGCGGCGGAGGCCGCCTCCCTTAAGAAGGAAATGGAAGCCGCGGACTGGGTGGTCCAGACCATCGGCGAGAAGCAGGTGAGCCGCAAGGCGCCCCCGCCCTTCATCACCTCCACCCTGCAGCAGGACGCCGCCCGCCGGCTGGGCTTCAGCCCCAAGAAGACCATGATGGTGGCCCAGCAGCTCTACGAGGGCATCGAGCTGGAGAACGGCGAGCGCGCCGGTCTGATCACCTACATGCGAACCGACAGCATGCGTCTGTCCGACAGCGCCGTGCAGGAGGCCCGCCAGCTGCTGACCGGGCGCTACGGACCGCACTGCGTGCCCGACAAGCCCGTCGTGCACCGGGGCAAGGGCAAGGCCCAGGACGCCCACGAGGCCATCCGGCCCACCAGCCTGGCCTGGGCGCCCGAGCAGCTCTCGCACAGCCTGAACCGCGACCAGCTGCGGCTCTACGCCCTGATCTGGAACCGCTTCCTGGCCTGCCAGATGGTGCCCGCGCTCTTCAACCAGCGCTCCATCGACCTGCTGGGCGGGCGCTTCCTCTTCCGGGCCACGGGCAGCGTGCTGGCCCGCAAGGGCTACCTGGAGGTCTACGAGGACATCTCCGAGGTCGAGGCGCCCGAGGACGGCGACGGACCCAAGCCGGCGGCCAAGAGTCGCGCCGTGGCCAAGGCCGGCGCCCCGGCCATCCGCAACAAGACCATTCCCCTGCACATCGCCCAGGGCGAGGCGGCCACGCTGGCCGAGCTGGCGACCGAGCAGCACTTCACCAAGCCGCCCGCCCGCTTCAGCCAGGAGAGCCTGATCAAGGCGCTGGAGGAGCTGGGCATCGGCCGGCCTTCCACGTATGCGTCCATCGTGGACATGATCCTCAAGCGCAAGTACGTGGAGCTGAAGGAGCGGCGCTTCTTCCCCTCGCCCTTGGGCGTGACGGTGAACCACATTCTGGTCAATCACTTCACCCAGATTTTCAGCGTGGACTTCACCGCCCGGATGGAGGAGGAGCTGGACCTGGTGGAATCGGGCCGGGACTGGCGCAGCGTGGTCCAGGACTTCTACGGACCTTTTTCCGCGGCCCTGAGCGCGGCGGACTCGGCCCGGGCGGAGATCCGCGCCGCCACCCGCGAGGAGGTGGGCGAGGCCTGTCCGGAGTGCGCCCAGCCGCTGATCTACAAGCATGGCCGCAACGGGCGCTTCATCGCCTGCACGGGTTTCCCGGACTGCCGCTACACGCGCAATCCGGGCAGCGACACGCCCCATCCCACGGAGACCGACGAGGTCTGCGCCACCTGCGGCGCGCCCATGAGCGTCAAGCACTCGCGCTACGGACCCTTCCTGGGCTGCAGCCGCTATCCGGAGTGCAAGCAGACCAAGCCCTTTGACCTGGGGGCGGCCTGCCCGCGCAAGGATTGCGACGGCAAACTGAGCGAGCGCCGCAGCAAGCGCGGCAAGACCTTCTTCGGCTGCACGCGCTACCCGGCCTGCGACTACGCCACCTGGGACCGCCCGGAAAAAGTGGCCTGCCCCAGCTGCGGCTTCTCGTGGATGGGCCGCAAGACCGGCCGGGACCGCGACACGGATCTGCACTGCCCGCGCTGCGGCTTCAGCCAGGACGGCGAGCTGCTGAAGCAGGGCGAGGGCCAGGAGAGCGACGCCTCCTGA
- a CDS encoding PTS fructose transporter subunit IIA, translated as MSLLRALLITHGELGAALLATAEEILGPREGLAALSNRGLSRDGLVAELRARLAELPAEDGLLLLVDAPGASPHVAARLLLGGLDSAERGRVLGPLTGVNLPLLLTFLNRRATTPVEELLPLLVERGRAGILL; from the coding sequence ATGAGCCTGCTGCGCGCGCTGCTGATCACCCACGGCGAGCTGGGCGCGGCCCTGCTGGCCACGGCCGAGGAGATCCTCGGGCCGCGCGAGGGCCTGGCGGCCCTGAGCAACCGCGGTCTCTCCCGGGACGGACTGGTGGCCGAGTTGCGCGCGCGGCTGGCCGAACTGCCGGCGGAGGATGGTCTGCTGCTCTTGGTGGACGCGCCGGGGGCCTCGCCCCACGTGGCCGCGCGCCTGCTGCTGGGCGGCCTGGACAGCGCGGAGCGCGGGCGCGTGCTGGGTCCGCTGACGGGCGTGAACCTGCCCCTGCTGCTGACCTTCTTGAACCGCCGGGCGACCACGCCGGTGGAGGAACTGCTGCCCCTGCTGGTGGAGCGGGGCCGGGCCGGCATCCTGTTGTAA
- a CDS encoding M14 family zinc carboxypeptidase, whose amino-acid sequence MSIVIRLAVLLLALQSAQAAWHQVFVPLQDKQDLVRLRSALDGLDPCGTVFTEAGVELPVDDADLAALSRAGLAPQLLVADLEEFYAARFGADRNYGAYHTYSEGMAEIQQLHADFPEIVGAPFSIGTTLGGNTIWAFKLSDNPGVDEAEPEVLFGAYIHAREAITIEVLLHFLHHLTDNYGTDSRVTEIVDGRELWFIPFINPDGVLYNEATNPAGGGMWRKNRRNNGDGSYGVDLNRNFGYQWGYDNVGSSPTPSSDTYRGPSANSELETQALRTFVNAHSISAMQSYHSYSNLMIYPYGYASIQCEEPWHTGYVAMTDLLSADNGYACGTAWELLYNTNGDAVDWGHGATGEHARVMSITTEVGTSGDGFWPAESRIPALVAENLEPNLLFAEIAGNPWTLGAPAAPALSGPAETNPAFTLNWTTAAPDPNNPAVTYELRELSGLSQGSDAFANTANWTGGTAAFALSSARSFSAPSSFFGGTGNNRNAVSLLNQPISVTAGMQISLRMWYNIELNYDYAYVEVSPNGTSWTGLAGTGTTTTNPYGLNDGNGITGASSGFVLATFPLTAWVGQSIQVRLRYETDGGVLNEGIYVDDFSPVVSFTSETTLAAAHPATSYSFSDHSTGTWFYKVRARDAQDDLSGWSNLLQVVVTGGTDQSGPLISHTSLPDTGDDLGPWPVDAQISDASGVASATLEYRVNGGGWNLLPMNLTVAPNWHGAIPGPLSTPSLVEYRITAVDASPLANPSVSPIWDFQILAPVGLQYCQDFSAGLDDFSVLLHEPAGSTWGLSTYEGQGQTAYIQYSSTTQVDHASLLSPVFDCSQQSSLQLDFWHYLRMGYSGAWTLAQVRGSVDGGLTWPYLLGEWASDGSAGEEIIEGPNTLDISAWAAGQPQVRIAFEYSDLYDWYWYVDDVCLTGTLSNPAPVTLQITAAGGDAQLAWTPSGADAYHVYGSDQPYTGYGFLASVPGTAWTDTGALSGVQRYYQVKSWQGALRAADPAGIPQLDARAGRRAAPPLVKQPRVDE is encoded by the coding sequence ATGTCCATTGTGATCCGACTGGCAGTCCTGCTGCTGGCCCTGCAGTCCGCGCAGGCCGCTTGGCACCAGGTGTTCGTTCCCCTGCAGGACAAGCAGGATCTGGTCCGCCTGCGGTCGGCGCTGGACGGGCTGGACCCCTGCGGCACGGTGTTCACGGAGGCGGGGGTGGAGCTGCCCGTGGACGACGCCGACCTGGCAGCCCTGAGCCGGGCCGGCCTGGCGCCCCAGCTGCTGGTGGCGGACCTGGAGGAATTCTACGCCGCGCGCTTCGGCGCGGACCGCAACTACGGCGCCTACCACACCTACAGCGAGGGCATGGCGGAGATCCAGCAGCTGCACGCGGATTTCCCTGAGATCGTGGGCGCGCCCTTCAGCATCGGCACCACGCTGGGCGGCAACACCATCTGGGCCTTCAAACTCTCCGACAACCCCGGCGTGGACGAAGCCGAACCTGAGGTGCTGTTCGGCGCCTACATCCACGCCCGGGAGGCCATCACCATCGAGGTGCTGCTCCACTTCCTGCATCACCTGACGGACAACTACGGCACGGACAGCCGGGTGACCGAGATCGTGGACGGCCGCGAGCTGTGGTTCATCCCCTTCATCAACCCGGACGGCGTACTCTACAACGAGGCCACCAATCCCGCCGGCGGCGGCATGTGGCGCAAGAACCGGCGCAACAACGGCGACGGCAGCTACGGCGTGGACCTGAACCGCAACTTCGGCTACCAGTGGGGCTACGACAACGTGGGGTCCAGCCCCACGCCCTCCAGCGACACCTACCGCGGGCCCTCCGCCAACAGCGAGCTGGAGACCCAGGCGCTGCGCACCTTCGTCAACGCGCACTCCATCTCCGCGATGCAGTCGTATCACAGTTACAGCAACCTGATGATCTATCCCTACGGCTACGCGAGCATCCAGTGCGAAGAGCCCTGGCACACGGGCTACGTGGCCATGACGGACCTGCTGAGCGCGGACAACGGCTACGCCTGCGGCACGGCCTGGGAGCTGCTCTACAACACCAACGGCGACGCGGTGGACTGGGGCCACGGAGCCACGGGCGAGCACGCCCGGGTCATGTCCATCACCACCGAGGTGGGCACCAGCGGCGACGGCTTCTGGCCCGCGGAGTCGCGCATTCCGGCCCTGGTGGCGGAGAACCTCGAGCCCAACCTGTTGTTCGCCGAAATCGCGGGCAACCCCTGGACCCTGGGAGCGCCCGCCGCGCCCGCCCTCAGCGGCCCGGCGGAGACCAACCCGGCCTTCACGCTGAACTGGACCACCGCCGCGCCCGACCCCAACAATCCCGCCGTCACCTATGAGCTGCGCGAATTGAGCGGCCTGAGCCAGGGCAGCGACGCCTTCGCCAACACGGCCAACTGGACCGGCGGCACGGCCGCCTTCGCGCTGAGCAGCGCCCGCTCCTTCAGCGCGCCCTCCAGCTTCTTCGGCGGCACGGGCAACAACCGCAACGCCGTCAGCCTGCTGAACCAGCCCATCTCGGTCACGGCCGGCATGCAGATCAGCCTGCGCATGTGGTACAACATCGAGCTGAACTACGACTACGCCTACGTGGAGGTCTCCCCCAACGGCACCAGCTGGACCGGCCTGGCGGGCACCGGCACCACCACCACCAATCCCTACGGCCTCAACGACGGCAACGGGATCACGGGCGCGTCCAGCGGCTTCGTGCTGGCCACCTTCCCGCTGACGGCCTGGGTGGGCCAGTCCATCCAGGTGCGCCTGCGCTACGAGACCGACGGCGGCGTGCTCAATGAGGGCATCTACGTCGACGACTTCAGCCCGGTAGTGAGCTTCACCTCCGAGACCACGCTGGCGGCCGCCCACCCCGCCACCAGCTATTCCTTCAGCGACCACTCCACCGGCACCTGGTTCTACAAGGTGCGCGCCCGGGACGCCCAGGACGACTTGAGCGGTTGGTCCAACCTGCTGCAGGTGGTGGTGACGGGCGGCACGGACCAGAGCGGCCCGCTGATCAGCCACACCAGCCTGCCCGACACGGGGGACGACCTGGGTCCCTGGCCCGTGGACGCGCAGATCAGCGACGCCTCCGGCGTGGCCTCCGCGACCCTGGAGTACCGCGTCAACGGCGGCGGCTGGAACTTGCTGCCGATGAACCTGACGGTGGCGCCCAACTGGCACGGGGCGATTCCCGGCCCGCTCAGCACGCCCTCGCTCGTGGAGTACCGCATCACGGCCGTGGACGCCTCGCCGCTGGCCAACCCCAGCGTCAGCCCGATCTGGGACTTCCAGATCCTGGCCCCGGTGGGCCTGCAGTACTGCCAGGACTTCAGCGCCGGGCTGGACGACTTCAGCGTCCTCCTCCACGAACCCGCGGGCAGCACGTGGGGCCTCTCCACCTACGAAGGCCAGGGCCAGACGGCCTACATCCAATACAGCAGCACCACCCAGGTGGACCACGCCAGCCTGCTCAGCCCGGTCTTCGACTGCAGCCAGCAGTCCAGCCTCCAGTTGGATTTCTGGCACTACCTGCGGATGGGCTACTCGGGCGCCTGGACCCTGGCCCAGGTGCGCGGCTCCGTGGACGGCGGCCTGACCTGGCCCTACCTGCTGGGCGAGTGGGCCTCCGACGGCAGCGCGGGCGAGGAGATCATCGAGGGCCCCAACACGCTGGACATCAGCGCCTGGGCCGCCGGACAGCCCCAGGTGCGGATCGCCTTCGAGTACTCCGACCTCTACGACTGGTACTGGTACGTGGACGACGTCTGTCTCACGGGCACGCTCTCCAACCCGGCCCCCGTGACCCTGCAGATCACGGCGGCGGGCGGCGACGCGCAGCTGGCCTGGACGCCCTCGGGAGCCGACGCGTATCACGTCTACGGCAGCGATCAGCCCTACACGGGCTACGGCTTCCTGGCCAGCGTGCCGGGCACCGCCTGGACGGACACGGGCGCCCTGTCCGGCGTCCAGCGCTACTATCAGGTGAAGTCGTGGCAGGGCGCGCTGCGGGCCGCGGATCCGGCGGGCATCCCGCAGCTGGACGCCCGGGCGGGCCGGCGCGCCGCGCCGCCGCTGGTGAAACAACCACGCGTGGACGAATAG